The Marinobacter subterrani genome has a segment encoding these proteins:
- a CDS encoding DUF2238 domain-containing protein, which yields MNNRLAPVAWVGVFLAVFVWSAINPKDWATWVLEVLPAIVGFGLVAWCFFRYPLTPLAYQLILVHAVILMVGGHYTYAEVPLFDWFRDWFGWERNNYDKLGHLAQGFVPAILARELVIRFGVFVHRGWRSFFIVCFCLAFSAFYELIEWWVALLSEEAAEAFLGTQGYVWDTQSDMAWALSGAILALILLGGVHDRQLQRS from the coding sequence ATGAACAACAGACTGGCGCCTGTAGCCTGGGTAGGGGTATTTCTGGCCGTGTTTGTGTGGTCTGCCATCAACCCGAAAGACTGGGCTACCTGGGTGCTGGAGGTATTGCCAGCCATCGTGGGTTTTGGCCTGGTTGCGTGGTGTTTCTTCCGGTACCCGCTGACGCCCCTGGCGTACCAGCTGATCCTGGTGCACGCGGTGATCCTGATGGTCGGCGGCCACTACACCTATGCCGAGGTACCACTGTTCGACTGGTTCCGGGACTGGTTCGGCTGGGAGCGCAACAATTACGACAAACTGGGCCACCTGGCCCAGGGCTTTGTGCCGGCCATCCTTGCCCGGGAACTGGTGATACGTTTCGGCGTATTTGTCCACCGGGGCTGGCGCTCGTTTTTTATTGTCTGTTTCTGTCTGGCCTTCAGCGCCTTTTATGAGCTGATTGAATGGTGGGTGGCCCTGCTGAGTGAGGAAGCCGCGGAAGCGTTTCTGGGCACCCAGGGTTATGTCTGGGATACCCAGTCGGATATGGCCTGGGCGCTGTCCGGCGCTATCCTTGCCCTGATTCTGCTTGGCGGTGTTCACGACCGCCAGTTGCAGCGGAGCTAG
- a CDS encoding efflux RND transporter periplasmic adaptor subunit → MAAKWFSGKWLFWGAFVLLAIVALVFTIRPDPVWVDLATVSRGPMEITIKEEGRTRVRDRYVVSSPVSGYLHRVLLEVGDPVIPGELLTEVDPMPASTLDARSRAEAEAKAKSALSALNSARQKVAAARAEADLAMRELARLQALSGENFVSQERLQQARAAADRAQAILRSARFDEEVMAHELAAIRTRLEVSAARASGSGAVERVPVRSPVNGSVLDVARKSEGVIHAGEAILELGDPGALEVVIDVLSFDAVKLSPGVPARLTGWGGGTLDAVVRRVEPVGFEDVSALGVEERRVQVVADITSPRDAWKTLGDGYRVDAEFVLWASANELQIPESAIFRTDGQSLVFRVVDGRAELTPVSTCRTNGFHTVVLDGLSEGDRVVRHPDRQLADGSRIRIR, encoded by the coding sequence ATGGCAGCAAAATGGTTTTCGGGGAAATGGCTGTTCTGGGGCGCCTTTGTGTTGCTTGCCATTGTCGCGCTGGTGTTTACGATTCGCCCCGATCCTGTGTGGGTGGACCTGGCAACCGTGAGCCGTGGGCCAATGGAGATAACCATCAAGGAAGAGGGCAGAACCCGGGTCCGGGACCGGTATGTGGTGTCGTCCCCGGTGTCAGGCTACCTTCATCGCGTGCTCCTTGAGGTCGGTGACCCGGTTATCCCCGGAGAGCTGCTTACCGAGGTCGATCCCATGCCAGCCAGCACCCTGGACGCCCGGAGCCGGGCGGAGGCGGAGGCCAAGGCAAAGTCGGCCCTGTCGGCGCTGAACTCGGCCCGGCAGAAAGTCGCCGCCGCCCGGGCGGAAGCGGATCTGGCGATGCGTGAGCTGGCCCGCCTTCAGGCGCTCAGCGGCGAAAATTTTGTGTCCCAAGAACGTTTGCAGCAGGCCAGGGCTGCTGCGGACAGGGCTCAGGCTATCCTGCGCTCCGCCCGCTTTGATGAAGAAGTCATGGCCCACGAACTGGCGGCCATCAGAACCCGCCTTGAAGTCTCCGCTGCCAGGGCCTCGGGAAGTGGCGCCGTGGAGCGGGTGCCGGTGCGGTCTCCGGTCAATGGCTCAGTGCTGGACGTAGCGCGGAAAAGCGAGGGGGTGATACACGCCGGCGAGGCCATTCTGGAGCTGGGTGATCCGGGGGCACTGGAAGTGGTTATCGATGTCCTGAGCTTCGATGCTGTCAAGCTGAGCCCCGGTGTTCCCGCACGCCTGACCGGTTGGGGCGGCGGCACTCTGGATGCGGTTGTCAGGCGGGTTGAGCCGGTGGGCTTTGAGGATGTCTCCGCCCTCGGTGTCGAAGAAAGGCGGGTACAGGTGGTCGCGGATATCACCAGCCCCCGGGACGCCTGGAAAACACTCGGTGACGGTTACCGGGTAGATGCCGAATTCGTGCTCTGGGCTTCGGCCAATGAGCTTCAGATCCCCGAGTCCGCTATTTTTCGCACGGATGGCCAGAGCCTGGTGTTCCGGGTGGTGGACGGCCGGGCGGAGCTTACCCCCGTTTCAACCTGCCGCACCAACGGGTTTCATACGGTTGTTCTGGACGGCCTGAGCGAAGGCGATCGGGTGGTTCGCCATCCGGACCGTCAACTGGCCGATGGCAGCCGGATAAGAATCCGGTGA
- a CDS encoding ABC transporter permease — protein sequence MASNALNTVLNIKLRRELWQMRGQVLAIALVIAGGVAVCVMSLVNYSSLVATRAQYYEQNQFAEVFAALKRAPRHILEDVAELPGVARYEGRVEGGAKLEIPGFTDPVSARLVSLPPDGQPDINRLFIREGRLPAPGRNQEVAVIGSFAEAHDLSLGDRFQGIINGRRQTLILTGIVESPEFIYVIPPGAMLPDYQRYGVLWMSREGLEAAMDMKGAFNSLVVTLRPGYSVDAVADALDRLLARYGATGAYGREDQFSHRFLSDELNQLKTMATVFPLIFMGVAMFLLNVVVSRLISTQRDIIAVLKAFGYGNRQIAWHYSKLVIVIAVTGLLLGLALGLWLGRALGELYMDFYRFPGLLFRINPLWLVLLAALTVSVAWLGARRSISQAAALPPAEAMRPEGPARYRVTGLEKLFSAIRFSQPSRMIVRQLARRPARTLLSMSGVAMATAIVMVGNFQFDSVSLMVHTQFARVQQQDLAVSFIDPVNRSALYALQRQPGIRYVEGRRTVPARLTFGHREWRSAVTGIPRNARLQFVIDSNLAQVHLPAEGLLLTDYLARELGVKAGDSVQLELLEGDRRKVPVPVAGITSEYVGVGAYMSLDALNRALGDGPLVNQAMINLDSAMATEVYDRLRETPGVLGLSIRQAMLDSFYDTLARTFLTFTFFNSLMGGIIAFGVVYNTIRISLAEKGRELASLRVLGYTHNEVAHILLGEVALLLLLGVPLGWLVGQGLALLIVTAMQTELYRVPLTITSQTLGVSALVVVVSAIASGVIAWMRLRALDLVAVLKTRE from the coding sequence ATGGCCAGCAATGCACTGAACACGGTTTTGAACATAAAGCTACGCCGTGAGCTCTGGCAGATGCGGGGCCAGGTGCTTGCCATTGCCCTGGTGATCGCCGGTGGGGTGGCCGTGTGCGTCATGTCACTGGTGAACTATTCCTCCCTGGTGGCCACCCGGGCCCAGTATTACGAACAGAACCAGTTTGCGGAGGTTTTTGCTGCACTCAAGCGCGCGCCCCGTCACATTCTTGAAGACGTTGCGGAGCTGCCCGGCGTGGCCCGTTACGAAGGCCGCGTGGAGGGGGGCGCCAAACTGGAAATACCCGGCTTCACGGATCCGGTGTCGGCGCGGCTGGTCTCGCTTCCCCCGGATGGCCAGCCAGACATCAATCGCCTCTTCATCCGGGAGGGCCGGCTTCCCGCCCCCGGCCGAAACCAGGAGGTGGCAGTGATCGGGAGTTTTGCCGAGGCCCATGACCTGTCACTGGGCGACCGGTTTCAGGGAATCATCAATGGTCGACGGCAGACCTTGATTCTGACCGGCATTGTCGAATCGCCGGAATTCATTTACGTGATTCCGCCCGGCGCCATGCTGCCGGATTACCAGCGGTACGGCGTGCTCTGGATGAGCAGAGAGGGTCTGGAAGCCGCCATGGACATGAAGGGGGCGTTTAACAGCCTGGTGGTGACGTTAAGGCCGGGCTATTCAGTTGATGCCGTGGCCGACGCGCTCGATCGGCTACTGGCCCGTTACGGCGCGACCGGCGCCTATGGTCGGGAGGATCAGTTTTCCCACCGTTTCCTGAGCGATGAACTGAACCAGCTGAAAACCATGGCCACGGTGTTTCCCCTGATTTTCATGGGCGTGGCCATGTTCCTCCTGAACGTGGTGGTCAGCCGGCTGATCAGTACCCAGAGGGATATCATTGCGGTGCTCAAGGCCTTTGGCTATGGCAACCGACAGATTGCCTGGCACTACAGCAAGCTGGTAATCGTGATTGCCGTTACCGGGCTGCTGCTCGGGCTGGCGCTGGGGTTATGGCTGGGCCGCGCGCTGGGCGAGCTGTACATGGATTTCTACCGTTTTCCCGGGCTACTGTTCCGTATCAATCCCCTCTGGCTGGTATTGCTGGCAGCGCTAACGGTCTCGGTCGCCTGGCTGGGGGCCCGAAGATCCATCAGTCAGGCCGCGGCCCTGCCGCCTGCTGAAGCCATGAGGCCCGAAGGGCCAGCCAGATATCGGGTTACAGGGCTGGAAAAACTGTTTTCGGCAATCCGGTTCTCCCAGCCCTCGCGAATGATCGTGCGCCAGCTCGCCCGCCGGCCGGCGCGGACACTGCTGTCCATGAGTGGTGTCGCCATGGCCACGGCCATCGTTATGGTGGGTAACTTCCAGTTTGATTCCGTGTCTTTGATGGTGCATACCCAGTTTGCCCGGGTGCAGCAGCAAGATCTCGCCGTCTCCTTTATTGATCCGGTAAATCGCTCGGCGCTTTATGCGCTGCAGCGCCAACCCGGGATCCGTTACGTTGAGGGCCGCCGCACCGTGCCGGCACGCCTGACGTTCGGGCATCGGGAATGGCGTAGTGCCGTGACCGGAATACCCCGGAACGCACGGCTGCAGTTTGTGATCGACAGCAATCTGGCGCAGGTACACCTTCCTGCAGAAGGTCTTCTGCTGACCGATTACCTGGCCCGGGAGCTCGGAGTGAAGGCCGGCGACAGCGTTCAACTGGAGCTGCTTGAAGGCGACCGGAGAAAGGTGCCAGTGCCGGTGGCCGGAATCACCAGTGAGTATGTCGGAGTGGGTGCTTATATGAGCCTGGACGCGCTGAACCGCGCTCTCGGTGATGGGCCACTGGTCAACCAGGCCATGATCAACCTGGATTCCGCCATGGCCACCGAAGTCTATGACCGCCTCCGCGAAACCCCCGGCGTACTGGGCCTGAGTATTCGCCAGGCCATGCTTGACAGCTTTTACGACACGCTGGCCCGGACGTTCCTCACGTTCACTTTTTTCAACAGTCTGATGGGCGGCATCATTGCCTTCGGGGTTGTCTATAACACCATTCGCATCTCTCTGGCCGAGAAGGGGCGGGAACTGGCAAGCCTCAGGGTACTCGGGTACACCCACAATGAAGTTGCGCATATATTGTTGGGTGAGGTGGCTCTTTTGCTGCTGCTTGGCGTGCCACTCGGATGGTTGGTCGGGCAGGGGCTGGCGCTGCTGATTGTCACGGCCATGCAAACGGAGCTCTATCGGGTGCCGCTGACCATAACGTCCCAGACCCTGGGCGTATCGGCGCTGGTTGTGGTGGTATCGGCAATTGCCTCGGGGGTTATTGCGTGGATGCGCCTGAGGGCGCTGGATCTGGTGGCCGTGTTGAAGACACGGGAATAG
- a CDS encoding ABC transporter ATP-binding protein, whose product MAEPPVFHTRGLTKTYDQGEVQVYALRGVDLDLYRGELVVMLGASGSGKSTLLNILGGLDVPTSGEVRYRDIDLSAAGDRELTRYRREHVGFVFQFYNLIPSLTARENVAAVTEIAANPMSPEEALELVGLKARIDHFPAQLSGGEQQRVAIARAIAKRPEVLLCDEPTGALDSATGVLVLAALEKANRETGTTTVIITHNASIAGMGDRVITLSDGNISGERRNDQRQDPRTLSW is encoded by the coding sequence ATGGCAGAACCACCGGTATTCCACACCCGGGGGCTGACCAAGACCTACGATCAGGGTGAGGTGCAGGTATACGCCCTCCGGGGGGTGGACCTCGACCTGTATCGCGGCGAGCTGGTGGTGATGCTGGGGGCCTCCGGCTCAGGAAAATCAACCCTTCTGAACATTCTCGGTGGGCTGGATGTACCGACCTCCGGGGAGGTGCGCTACCGCGACATTGACCTCAGTGCCGCCGGCGATCGCGAGCTGACTCGTTACCGCCGGGAACACGTCGGCTTCGTGTTCCAGTTTTATAATCTGATTCCGAGCCTGACGGCGCGGGAAAATGTGGCGGCCGTCACCGAAATCGCGGCCAACCCGATGTCGCCCGAAGAAGCTCTTGAACTGGTTGGCCTGAAGGCGCGCATTGATCATTTTCCGGCGCAGCTTTCCGGCGGAGAGCAGCAGCGCGTTGCCATTGCCCGGGCCATCGCCAAGCGCCCGGAGGTATTGCTGTGCGACGAGCCCACGGGTGCCCTGGATTCGGCCACTGGTGTGCTGGTGCTCGCGGCCCTGGAAAAAGCCAACCGGGAAACCGGCACCACCACCGTTATCATTACCCATAATGCATCTATTGCCGGCATGGGCGACCGAGTGATCACGCTTTCCGACGGCAATATCAGCGGCGAGCGCCGTAACGATCAGCGCCAGGATCCGCGGACGCTCTCTTGGTAG
- a CDS encoding TraR/DksA family transcriptional regulator, with amino-acid sequence MNDRKAELETLRADLKARLSRFEAHQHREGGALDKDFEEQATQTQNDEVVDSLETETRTELAQIERALERINNGVGDECETCGEAIDPRRLQVLPYTTLCVDCAED; translated from the coding sequence ATGAACGACAGGAAAGCGGAACTGGAAACACTGCGAGCAGACCTGAAAGCCAGACTCTCCCGTTTTGAGGCACATCAACACCGTGAGGGCGGCGCGCTGGACAAGGATTTCGAGGAGCAGGCCACCCAGACCCAGAATGACGAAGTGGTTGACTCCCTTGAAACAGAAACCCGCACCGAACTGGCACAGATCGAACGGGCGCTTGAGCGAATCAACAATGGTGTGGGCGATGAGTGCGAAACCTGTGGCGAGGCTATTGATCCGCGCCGGTTGCAGGTGTTGCCCTATACCACCCTGTGTGTTGACTGTGCCGAAGACTGA
- a CDS encoding phasin family protein produces MTNDLFEKATRLNETLFEQFSKAAEMQMNAFRRYADVTMEQAKKVSEVRDLEGLKTLTGDQAETLKSLSEQFTADWKAWQDYFNDSRAQIQKVFEKAPEETAKPAPKAAK; encoded by the coding sequence ATGACCAATGACCTGTTTGAAAAAGCCACCCGTCTGAACGAAACCCTCTTCGAGCAGTTCAGCAAGGCCGCGGAAATGCAGATGAACGCCTTTCGCCGTTACGCAGATGTCACCATGGAGCAGGCAAAAAAAGTCTCTGAAGTCCGTGATCTGGAGGGCCTGAAAACCCTGACCGGAGATCAGGCTGAAACCCTGAAATCCCTGAGCGAGCAGTTCACGGCAGACTGGAAAGCCTGGCAGGACTACTTCAATGACAGCCGGGCGCAGATTCAGAAGGTCTTCGAGAAGGCGCCGGAAGAAACCGCCAAGCCGGCCCCGAAAGCCGCCAAATAA
- a CDS encoding PHA/PHB synthase family protein — MFGLDTLGKAVNQLVTSFETNVRQGQQHLEKLFGDAGVMDDATLSTLTEMSDAYRTMAEDLLLHPLRLASAELDLARTYLGLGYYTLARLAGNDRPPVAEPEPDDRRFQAEDWHRHLPFDVLHQAYLINSRAFLSWAEGMEGLPQAGRDQMLFYARQLTSLLSPANFPATNPEVLRITWERKGVNLVDGGRQLIEDLRQNPSLFNVGMTDRSAFEVGRNLATTPGKVVFQNELMQLIQYSPTTETVSKRPLLIVPPWINKYYILDLTARNSFIQWLVNQGQTVFIISWRNPGPSLRDKGWEDYMELGPLAAMDAVTEATGEERMNAIGYCIGGTLLGSTLAWLKKKGRDPVVSATYLATLLDFSDPGGIGVFINDHSIRGIERMLERKGYLDGRAMAFTFNLLRENELFWSFWTNNYLKGQKPAAFDLLYWNTDGTNLPARMHSFYLRQMYLNNRLVQPDSLHLLGESINLSEIDVPSFFLSARQDHIAKWKTTYKGALAHGGDVRFVLSGSGHIAGVINPPYKEKYGYWTNDTLVPESDAWFDGSEHHPGSWWPHWLEWLAAFTEEKVPARKPGDGNLPVLEDAPGSYVKVKAADAAKQ, encoded by the coding sequence ATGTTCGGCCTGGATACGCTCGGTAAAGCCGTCAATCAGTTGGTCACCAGCTTTGAAACCAACGTCCGGCAGGGGCAGCAGCATCTCGAGAAGCTATTCGGGGATGCCGGCGTCATGGACGACGCCACACTCTCCACTCTGACGGAAATGTCGGACGCCTACCGGACCATGGCCGAGGACCTGTTGCTCCATCCCCTCCGGCTTGCCAGCGCCGAGCTGGATCTGGCCCGCACGTACCTTGGCCTTGGGTACTACACCCTTGCCAGGCTAGCGGGCAACGACCGGCCGCCGGTGGCGGAGCCGGAGCCCGATGACCGGCGCTTCCAGGCAGAGGACTGGCACAGGCACCTGCCCTTCGATGTGCTGCACCAGGCCTATCTGATCAATTCCCGGGCGTTCCTGAGCTGGGCGGAAGGTATGGAAGGCCTCCCCCAGGCAGGGCGGGACCAGATGCTGTTCTACGCCAGGCAACTCACCAGCCTGCTCTCGCCCGCAAACTTCCCGGCCACCAACCCGGAGGTTCTCAGGATCACCTGGGAACGCAAAGGTGTGAACCTGGTGGATGGCGGCCGGCAGCTCATCGAGGATCTGCGCCAGAATCCCTCTCTGTTCAACGTCGGCATGACCGACCGCTCAGCGTTTGAAGTGGGACGTAACCTGGCAACCACCCCGGGCAAGGTGGTGTTCCAGAATGAGCTGATGCAGCTGATCCAATACTCACCGACCACGGAAACTGTCAGCAAGCGACCCTTGCTGATTGTTCCCCCCTGGATCAACAAGTACTACATCCTGGACCTGACCGCCCGGAACTCCTTTATCCAGTGGCTGGTAAACCAGGGCCAGACCGTGTTCATCATTTCCTGGCGCAATCCCGGCCCCTCACTCCGGGACAAGGGTTGGGAAGACTACATGGAGCTGGGCCCGCTGGCTGCCATGGATGCGGTCACCGAAGCCACTGGCGAAGAGCGGATGAATGCGATCGGGTACTGCATCGGTGGCACTCTGCTGGGCTCAACACTGGCCTGGCTCAAGAAAAAGGGCCGCGACCCGGTGGTCAGTGCCACCTATCTGGCGACCCTGCTGGATTTCTCTGATCCGGGCGGGATCGGTGTGTTTATCAACGACCATTCGATCCGGGGTATTGAAAGGATGCTTGAGCGCAAGGGCTACCTGGATGGCCGCGCCATGGCGTTCACCTTCAATCTGCTGCGGGAGAACGAGCTGTTCTGGTCGTTCTGGACCAATAACTACCTGAAAGGCCAGAAGCCGGCGGCTTTTGACCTGCTTTACTGGAACACCGACGGCACCAACCTGCCGGCCAGAATGCACAGTTTCTATCTGCGGCAGATGTATCTGAACAACCGGCTGGTTCAACCGGATTCCCTGCACCTGCTCGGTGAATCCATCAACCTGTCTGAAATCGATGTGCCTTCTTTTTTCCTGTCGGCCCGGCAGGATCATATCGCCAAATGGAAAACCACCTACAAAGGGGCTCTGGCTCACGGCGGTGATGTTCGCTTTGTGCTCTCCGGCTCCGGCCACATCGCCGGCGTGATCAATCCGCCCTACAAGGAAAAGTACGGCTACTGGACCAATGACACACTGGTGCCGGAGTCTGACGCCTGGTTTGACGGCTCGGAACATCACCCGGGGTCCTGGTGGCCACACTGGCTTGAATGGCTCGCAGCCTTCACCGAAGAGAAAGTTCCTGCTCGCAAGCCCGGCGACGGCAACCTGCCCGTGCTTGAAGATGCACCCGGCAGCTATGTCAAAGTCAAAGCTGCGGACGCTGCGAAGCAGTGA
- a CDS encoding diguanylate cyclase domain-containing protein, which translates to MNTEKPKRRPLPISRIKAPQLAERVIEASFEGIMVTDNNVNIEFVNPAFTQLTGYTQEEVVGKTPQILSSGRHDSEFYQRMWNSLVTHGYWRGEVWNRRKTGELYLELLTITAITDNEGNTTHYAGLFTDITQNRKNEEQIRQLAYYDALTGIPNRRLLEDRLEHAIRHAHRRSSLLAVMFMDLDHFKKVNDRLGHAAGDELLVQFTRRVQGCLREDDTLARLGGDEFIVLLPDLEQLDDAYQVAERLIARNQEPYRINGEALTVGSSIGMSLYPRDGTTASELLQGADIAMYRAKKDGRNLFRSFSPAITDGT; encoded by the coding sequence GTGAACACCGAAAAGCCAAAGCGCCGGCCGCTTCCGATATCCCGCATCAAGGCTCCGCAACTGGCGGAGCGGGTGATTGAAGCCTCCTTCGAAGGCATTATGGTCACCGATAATAACGTGAACATTGAATTCGTAAACCCGGCGTTCACGCAGCTTACCGGTTACACCCAGGAGGAGGTCGTTGGCAAGACACCGCAGATCCTGTCGTCCGGAAGGCACGACAGCGAATTCTACCAGCGGATGTGGAACTCGCTGGTCACCCATGGCTACTGGCGGGGCGAGGTCTGGAACCGGCGCAAAACCGGGGAACTCTATCTCGAGCTACTGACCATCACCGCCATAACAGACAACGAAGGCAATACCACCCATTACGCCGGACTGTTCACTGACATCACCCAGAACCGGAAGAATGAGGAGCAGATCCGCCAGCTCGCCTACTACGACGCGCTTACCGGTATTCCGAATCGCCGGTTGCTGGAAGACCGCCTCGAGCATGCCATTCGCCACGCCCATCGCCGCTCATCTTTGCTGGCGGTCATGTTCATGGATCTGGACCACTTCAAGAAGGTGAATGACCGACTCGGCCATGCGGCCGGCGACGAATTGCTGGTTCAATTTACCAGGCGTGTCCAGGGCTGTTTGCGGGAGGACGATACCCTCGCCCGCCTCGGTGGAGATGAATTCATTGTCCTGCTGCCCGACCTGGAACAGCTTGATGACGCCTATCAGGTTGCTGAGCGGCTGATCGCGCGGAATCAGGAACCCTACCGAATCAATGGCGAAGCCCTGACAGTGGGGTCCAGCATTGGCATGAGCCTTTACCCCCGGGATGGCACCACCGCCTCCGAGCTGCTGCAGGGTGCCGATATCGCCATGTACCGGGCGAAGAAGGACGGGCGAAACCTGTTCCGGTCCTTCAGCCCCGCAATTACCGACGGCACCTGA
- a CDS encoding SLC5/6 family protein, with product MFYTTLAAIAAAMILFAWLGLRARLADGGLDDYVTARNSQGARALGLSFLASGMGGWILFAPPEVGATVGPLALAGYALGAALPFIVFAFCGPAIRRLLPEGRSIGEFADACYGTGVRHYVSLISVLYMFCFLTAELTAIGAITSLLSDINGSIVVLGVAVTTLVYTAVGGLRASIVTDQWQALLLIGLLALVAIVAVGKLPDAAPAALPDIPASAALSVALTLVIAVTAANLFHQGYWQRLWSARDTDALSRGALLGGVVTIGVVAVVGGLGILAAMSGADLGSPPIPFFALLADAPAWLTVPALILAITLVASSVDTLQNALASLAVTEKQGLSIVSARWFTVLLMIPVVLVALQGISVLRLFLIADLLCATAVLPVLMGLWGRMTTRAAILGCLAGLVGAILPGWVTGGSLMAGLEAASFPGSIPTLMPFIGALAGSGVVSLLVALTSPKR from the coding sequence ATGTTCTATACCACCCTCGCGGCGATCGCAGCCGCCATGATCCTGTTTGCCTGGCTTGGACTCAGGGCCCGCTTGGCTGACGGCGGACTGGACGATTACGTAACGGCTCGCAATAGCCAGGGCGCCCGCGCGCTCGGGCTTTCGTTTCTTGCCTCCGGCATGGGAGGGTGGATTCTGTTTGCACCGCCCGAGGTGGGCGCAACGGTGGGCCCTCTAGCACTGGCAGGCTACGCCCTCGGCGCAGCCCTTCCCTTTATCGTCTTCGCCTTCTGCGGTCCGGCTATCCGCCGGCTTCTTCCCGAGGGCCGCAGTATCGGAGAGTTTGCCGATGCCTGCTATGGAACCGGAGTCCGCCATTACGTCTCGCTGATCTCCGTGCTTTACATGTTCTGCTTCCTGACCGCCGAACTCACCGCCATCGGCGCCATTACCTCACTGCTGTCCGATATCAACGGCAGCATCGTGGTGCTTGGCGTGGCGGTAACCACACTGGTGTACACCGCCGTGGGTGGGCTGCGCGCGAGCATTGTGACCGACCAGTGGCAGGCCCTCCTCCTCATCGGCCTGCTGGCACTGGTCGCCATTGTGGCCGTTGGCAAACTGCCTGACGCCGCGCCCGCCGCATTGCCGGACATCCCCGCGTCTGCAGCCCTCAGCGTAGCCCTGACCCTGGTCATTGCGGTAACCGCAGCCAACCTGTTTCATCAGGGCTACTGGCAACGCTTGTGGTCGGCCCGGGACACCGACGCCCTGAGCCGCGGTGCGCTGCTGGGCGGGGTGGTCACCATCGGCGTCGTTGCCGTGGTCGGCGGCCTGGGCATCCTGGCCGCCATGAGCGGTGCCGACCTGGGCAGCCCTCCCATTCCCTTCTTTGCGTTGCTGGCCGATGCCCCTGCCTGGCTTACGGTGCCCGCACTTATCCTGGCCATCACCCTGGTGGCCTCATCCGTCGATACACTGCAGAACGCGCTGGCGTCCCTGGCAGTAACCGAGAAACAGGGGCTTTCCATTGTCAGCGCCCGGTGGTTCACCGTGCTGCTGATGATTCCGGTGGTCCTGGTGGCTCTGCAGGGTATCTCGGTGCTGCGGCTTTTCCTGATCGCCGACCTGCTGTGTGCCACGGCGGTGCTGCCTGTGCTGATGGGTTTGTGGGGCCGGATGACAACCCGGGCGGCGATTCTGGGTTGTCTGGCAGGGCTAGTTGGCGCCATACTGCCCGGCTGGGTCACCGGAGGCAGCCTCATGGCAGGCCTGGAAGCCGCCAGCTTCCCCGGCAGCATTCCCACATTGATGCCCTTCATTGGCGCCCTGGCCGGCTCCGGTGTCGTGAGCCTGTTGGTCGCCTTAACCAGCCCGAAACGTTAA